In Candidatus Chromulinivoraceae bacterium, the following proteins share a genomic window:
- a CDS encoding CHAP domain-containing protein has product MKQRSTTPVSKGLVTRSMLVASAILMVIAAPLSIMPRVYADKFDDQITALQSEIDQYTAQAGQLRTQIGTLQQEIAGIEKQKAIIQAQIDLSQAKYNKLQEQIIQTQQQISDNQKALGTTIADLYIDGSISPLEMLASSKNIGDYVDKQTYRSSVQTQLTEAITRIRALKADLENQKADVQRTLADQTNSRKALADQESAQNALLAQTQGQENAYQSLASDREAKKLQVQQQQQAAIEAAIAAASGGRGTGVVLPGTTDYPWNSSNCYVDANAWSYGGVDGNGTDGLGYGCRQCVSYVAWRVYKETGYAPVSWGNAYDWPSSGHAAGYTVSPVPRAHAAGVIMSGGEPGHIVWVESVDQNAGTMIVSQYNYYNAGGSGWGNYSKMQVPIGTYQQYIYF; this is encoded by the coding sequence ATGAAACAGCGGTCCACCACACCAGTTTCAAAAGGGTTAGTTACACGTTCAATGCTTGTAGCTTCTGCCATTTTGATGGTTATAGCCGCACCACTCTCGATTATGCCTCGTGTATATGCTGATAAGTTTGACGATCAGATTACTGCATTACAAAGCGAGATAGACCAATATACTGCTCAGGCTGGTCAACTCCGAACGCAAATAGGAACACTACAGCAAGAGATTGCTGGTATCGAAAAGCAGAAGGCTATTATCCAGGCGCAAATTGACTTGAGTCAGGCAAAGTACAACAAGTTGCAAGAGCAGATTATTCAAACTCAACAGCAAATTTCCGATAACCAGAAGGCCCTCGGTACGACTATTGCTGACCTTTATATCGATGGATCTATATCGCCACTCGAAATGCTAGCTAGTAGTAAGAACATTGGAGATTATGTTGACAAGCAAACGTACCGTTCTTCGGTTCAAACGCAGCTTACCGAGGCTATTACTCGAATTAGGGCTTTAAAGGCTGACCTTGAAAATCAAAAAGCAGATGTACAGCGAACGCTTGCTGACCAGACTAATTCACGCAAGGCTCTTGCTGACCAAGAGAGTGCGCAAAACGCCTTACTTGCTCAAACACAAGGCCAAGAAAACGCATACCAGAGTCTCGCATCCGATCGTGAAGCAAAAAAACTTCAGGTACAACAGCAACAACAGGCTGCAATTGAGGCTGCTATTGCTGCCGCTAGCGGTGGTCGTGGAACGGGGGTTGTATTACCCGGTACGACAGACTACCCATGGAACTCATCTAACTGCTATGTCGATGCCAATGCGTGGTCTTACGGCGGTGTCGATGGGAACGGTACTGATGGTCTAGGCTATGGCTGTCGTCAGTGTGTAAGCTATGTCGCATGGCGCGTTTACAAAGAAACGGGTTACGCACCAGTTAGTTGGGGCAACGCCTATGACTGGCCGTCGAGTGGCCATGCAGCAGGGTATACAGTGAGTCCCGTGCCACGTGCACATGCTGCCGGTGTTATTATGTCGGGCGGTGAACCTGGCCACATCGTTTGGGTTGAAAGTGTCGACCAAAATGCAGGTACGATGATCGTTAGCCAATACAATTACTACAACGCTGGTGGTTCTGGCTGGGGTAACTATAGTAAGATGCAAGTTCCAATTGGAACTTATCAGCAATACATCTATTTCTAA